One Pyrofollis japonicus DNA window includes the following coding sequences:
- the thrC gene encoding threonine synthase produces MRCIQCGRTYDPHPRLLLCPMCQGLLEVEVEPYEYPSWSKWALRSPGVWRYLELLPLPRGVEPVSLGEGWTPLTRITNIGDLHGVNVYAKNEGVNPTGSFKDRGMTVAVTVAKASGAHAVIVASTGNTASSAAAYAAKASMRAIIVVPRGKIALGKLAQSILYGAVIVEIEGSFDQALEAVLEAVRQDPRLYPLNSFNPWRLEGQKTIAFEIVEQLGGVPDWVVVPVGNAGNISAIWKGFLELKRYGLINKLPRMVGVQARGASPLASAWRRGLSEPVFFDHPETVATAIRIGRPINWPKAMRAVRESKGLFIDVDDDEILSAQRLLARHEGLAVEPASAASLAGLLKLRKDRIIEKGEKAVIVLTGHGLKDPDSMMAAGATRLIARNPGEAVRIVTSLLTR; encoded by the coding sequence CTGCGCTGTATACAGTGCGGCAGAACCTATGATCCCCACCCGCGCCTCCTTCTCTGCCCTATGTGTCAAGGCTTGCTCGAAGTCGAGGTAGAGCCATACGAGTATCCATCGTGGAGTAAGTGGGCTCTCCGAAGCCCCGGCGTGTGGAGATATCTTGAGCTACTGCCACTGCCTCGCGGAGTTGAGCCAGTAAGCCTTGGCGAGGGATGGACACCGTTAACGAGGATAACAAACATTGGTGACTTGCACGGTGTAAACGTCTATGCTAAAAACGAGGGAGTTAATCCCACTGGGAGCTTCAAGGACCGCGGCATGACGGTTGCTGTTACGGTGGCTAAGGCCAGTGGGGCTCATGCAGTCATAGTCGCTAGTACTGGTAATACTGCTTCGAGTGCGGCAGCGTATGCCGCAAAGGCCTCTATGAGGGCTATCATAGTTGTTCCTAGGGGTAAGATTGCTCTCGGCAAGCTGGCTCAGAGCATCCTATACGGTGCAGTAATAGTTGAGATCGAGGGCAGCTTTGACCAGGCCCTAGAGGCGGTTCTGGAAGCTGTTAGGCAAGATCCGAGGCTCTATCCTCTTAACAGCTTTAACCCGTGGAGGCTCGAAGGCCAGAAAACCATTGCTTTTGAGATCGTTGAGCAGCTTGGCGGTGTACCCGACTGGGTCGTGGTCCCAGTAGGTAATGCTGGCAACATATCTGCTATATGGAAGGGCTTCCTAGAGCTGAAGCGCTACGGGTTAATCAACAAGCTGCCTCGAATGGTGGGGGTACAGGCTAGGGGCGCCTCGCCGCTCGCATCTGCTTGGAGAAGAGGCCTTTCTGAGCCCGTGTTCTTCGACCACCCGGAGACCGTTGCCACGGCTATAAGGATTGGTAGGCCTATTAACTGGCCGAAAGCGATGAGGGCTGTGAGGGAGAGCAAGGGCCTATTCATCGATGTGGATGACGACGAGATACTCTCCGCCCAGAGGCTCTTAGCGAGGCACGAAGGCTTGGCAGTTGAGCCAGCTAGCGCTGCTAGCTTGGCTGGTTTACTAAAGCTGAGAAAAGACAGGATTATCGAGAAGGGCGAGAAGGCAGTAATAGTGCTCACCGGCCACGGCCTCAAAGACCCGGATTCGATGATGGCTGCTGGAGCTACAAGACTTATAGCTAGGAATCCGGGTGAGGCAGTCAGAATAGTGACGAGTCTGTTAACTCGATAA
- a CDS encoding aminotransferase class I/II-fold pyridoxal phosphate-dependent enzyme, translating to MFEECIPRHWDDVVPPIHISVIYAYRGERWDPVEEIKYGRENNPTAKLLEETLSCMEGAGYGLVFNTGMASLSAILHELRRHGKKVAMARLVYGSTRQLAERLLGNALFLAGPPWDELLSLADKVDAILVETIANPTLRVPPLSELAKTCSGRDCILIVDNTFASPVIYRPLERGADIVVESLTKYIAGHNDVLGGFIGLSDEKLYRELWEWRKLLGSIIQPLDAYLVLRGLRTLELRVRRSSETALEIARRLEESGLVERVYYPGLESHPDHENAKRLFGSIFGGVLAFDTGSREKALSLLRKIRLIVPAPSLGAVDSIASYPYESSHRGLSSEEKESLGITPGLIRLSVGVDDVEALWSELERVLKTEG from the coding sequence TTGTTTGAAGAGTGTATTCCCCGGCATTGGGATGATGTTGTACCGCCCATTCATATCTCGGTGATTTATGCCTATCGCGGCGAGAGGTGGGACCCTGTAGAGGAGATAAAGTATGGGCGTGAAAACAATCCGACAGCCAAATTGCTCGAAGAGACGCTGTCGTGCATGGAGGGGGCCGGCTATGGCCTTGTATTCAACACGGGTATGGCATCGCTTTCGGCCATTCTCCACGAGCTTCGTCGCCACGGCAAAAAGGTTGCCATGGCTCGCCTGGTTTATGGGTCTACACGCCAGCTAGCAGAGCGTCTCCTAGGCAATGCTCTCTTCCTTGCCGGGCCTCCCTGGGATGAACTCCTATCCTTAGCGGACAAGGTTGATGCAATACTAGTTGAAACCATTGCTAACCCTACTCTGCGTGTTCCCCCGCTAAGTGAGCTCGCTAAGACTTGTAGTGGCAGGGATTGCATCCTCATAGTTGACAATACGTTTGCTTCGCCTGTGATCTATCGTCCACTGGAACGAGGCGCTGATATAGTTGTTGAGAGCCTTACGAAATACATAGCAGGGCACAACGATGTCCTAGGAGGATTTATTGGGTTAAGCGACGAGAAGCTCTACAGAGAGCTCTGGGAGTGGCGCAAGCTCCTAGGCAGCATAATCCAGCCCCTTGATGCCTACCTTGTCCTAAGAGGGCTACGAACACTCGAGCTACGCGTCCGTCGATCCTCGGAGACAGCCCTAGAGATTGCCCGCCGGCTTGAGGAGAGTGGCCTCGTAGAAAGAGTATACTATCCCGGCCTAGAGAGCCACCCTGACCACGAGAACGCTAAAAGGCTCTTCGGCAGCATCTTTGGTGGCGTATTGGCATTCGACACTGGTAGCAGAGAGAAGGCGCTGAGCTTACTGAGGAAGATAAGGCTCATAGTTCCTGCGCCTAGCCTTGGAGCCGTCGACTCCATAGCCTCTTACCCTTACGAGAGCAGCCATCGCGGACTCAGCTCTGAGGAGAAGGAAAGCCTAGGGATAACGCCGGGGCTCATACGGTTGAGCGTTGGAGTTGATGATGTGGAGGCTTTATGGAGCGAGCTTGAGAGGGTGCTGAAAACGGAGGGCTAA